A single window of bacterium DNA harbors:
- a CDS encoding gliding-motility protein MglA: MPGDARETPVDHIMRIVYYGAGLAGKTTNLLQLAAAAGIPDEVTVVETASAADRCEFLPLPWRGGSRALHLVAVPGRLARAEDRRLLLRGAHGVVFVADGRAARQDANLVLLDELGSHLAAAGIVPAAFPLVLQYNHRDLPDAVPPKDMDRLLNGRGWPAVPACALTGEGVEATLETLFSRLPSG; encoded by the coding sequence ATGCCTGGCGACGCGAGAGAGACGCCTGTCGATCACATCATGCGCATCGTCTATTACGGCGCGGGCCTGGCCGGCAAGACGACCAACCTGCTGCAGCTCGCCGCCGCCGCCGGCATCCCCGATGAGGTGACCGTCGTCGAGACCGCATCCGCGGCGGACCGCTGCGAGTTCCTGCCGTTGCCCTGGCGGGGCGGGTCGCGGGCGCTGCACCTGGTCGCCGTGCCGGGCCGGCTGGCGCGGGCCGAGGACCGGCGGCTGCTTTTGCGCGGCGCCCATGGCGTGGTCTTCGTGGCCGACGGACGGGCCGCGCGGCAGGACGCGAACCTGGTGCTCCTGGACGAACTCGGATCTCATCTCGCCGCTGCCGGGATCGTACCGGCCGCCTTTCCGCTGGTGCTGCAGTACAATCACCGCGATCTGCCCGACGCCGTGCCGCCGAAGGATATGGACCGCCTGCTCAACGGCCGCGGCTGGCCGGCGGTGCCCGCCTGCGCCCTGACCGGGGAAGGCGTCGAGGCCACCCTCGAGACCCTGTTCAGCCGCCTGCCGTCCGGCTAG
- a CDS encoding phosphatidylglycerophosphatase A produces MKRFLIHAFATFGGTGYAPFAPATVASLVFALVWGAVSPVCPATQLLLLAGVVALGVPAAGWMERRHGPDPSLVVCDEVAGMLVTYLGVGTGWAGWLAGFFWFRFFDIAKPFPVRRAERLPGGWGITVDDLLAGVYANICLRLTLAVTGW; encoded by the coding sequence GTGAAACGTTTTCTGATCCACGCCTTCGCCACTTTCGGCGGCACCGGCTACGCGCCCTTCGCGCCGGCCACCGTCGCCAGCCTGGTCTTCGCGCTAGTCTGGGGCGCGGTCTCGCCGGTCTGCCCCGCCACCCAGCTGCTGTTGCTGGCGGGAGTCGTGGCCCTGGGCGTACCCGCCGCCGGCTGGATGGAGCGCCGCCACGGCCCGGATCCTTCCCTGGTGGTCTGCGACGAGGTCGCGGGTATGCTCGTCACATACCTGGGCGTGGGCACCGGCTGGGCCGGTTGGCTGGCCGGCTTCTTCTGGTTCAGGTTCTTCGACATCGCCAAGCCCTTTCCCGTGCGGCGCGCCGAGCGGCTGCCCGGCGGCTGGGGCATCACCGTGGACGATCTGCTTGCCGGCGTCTACGCGAACATCTGCCTGCGTCTGACCCTGGCGGTGACCGGATGGTGA
- a CDS encoding CinA family nicotinamide mononucleotide deamidase-related protein yields MVKLTRAWLVVVGDELLNGRTVDTNSSFMQRRLANRGVRVDAVTVVPDRADRISAALDAVPAGALVVVTGGLGPTRDDLTAETVAAWAGAPLRENDAVARHLRAMCAQRGYPYAENMVKQGLLPAGLDALLNPLGTAPAMAGELCERTLVLLPGVPQEVRAMWESVEAWLSARGRLGDPLPGVLMRTVRFSEPGLAKATEALRGRHSDLDWSWWLTRWGVDVQAAAPSPAVAWPERLAGDLAAVLGDHVYARDLRGLHEVVQADLIAGGWTVAVAESCTGGLLGAALTENAGSSACFLGGALTYADAVKTSALGVAPATLESHGAVSVETAREMAAGCRERFGSDHALSITGIAGPDGGSPDKPVGTVCLGLASACGVYAGHYRLGPHRYRNRELAVSFALDALRRHLASAADPFAGRGGEARR; encoded by the coding sequence ATGGTGAAGCTGACCCGGGCCTGGCTCGTGGTCGTCGGCGACGAATTGCTCAACGGCCGCACCGTGGACACCAATTCCAGTTTCATGCAGCGCCGACTGGCGAATCGTGGCGTGAGGGTGGACGCCGTGACGGTGGTGCCGGACCGTGCCGACAGGATCTCCGCCGCGCTCGACGCCGTTCCCGCCGGGGCGCTGGTCGTCGTGACCGGCGGGCTCGGGCCCACCCGCGACGATCTCACGGCCGAGACCGTGGCCGCCTGGGCCGGGGCGCCGCTGCGCGAGAACGACGCCGTGGCCCGGCACCTGCGCGCGATGTGCGCGCAGAGGGGCTACCCCTACGCGGAGAACATGGTCAAGCAGGGTCTGCTGCCCGCGGGGCTGGACGCCCTGCTCAACCCCCTGGGCACCGCGCCGGCCATGGCGGGCGAGCTGTGCGAGCGCACGCTGGTCCTGCTGCCGGGTGTGCCCCAGGAGGTGCGGGCCATGTGGGAGTCCGTCGAGGCCTGGTTGTCCGCCCGCGGTCGGCTGGGAGACCCCTTGCCAGGCGTGTTGATGCGCACGGTGCGTTTCTCCGAGCCGGGGCTGGCCAAGGCGACCGAGGCGTTGCGCGGCCGTCACAGCGACCTCGACTGGTCCTGGTGGTTGACGCGCTGGGGCGTGGACGTGCAGGCGGCGGCGCCCTCGCCCGCAGTCGCGTGGCCGGAGCGGCTCGCCGGGGACCTGGCCGCGGTCCTGGGCGACCACGTCTATGCGAGAGACCTGCGCGGGTTGCACGAGGTTGTGCAGGCGGACCTGATCGCCGGCGGCTGGACGGTGGCGGTGGCCGAATCCTGCACGGGCGGCCTGCTCGGCGCGGCCCTGACCGAGAACGCGGGCTCGTCCGCGTGCTTCCTGGGTGGCGCGCTCACCTATGCGGACGCAGTCAAGACGTCCGCACTCGGCGTCGCCCCCGCCACCCTGGAGTCGCACGGCGCCGTCAGCGTGGAAACCGCGCGCGAGATGGCCGCCGGCTGCCGGGAGCGTTTCGGCAGCGACCACGCCCTGTCCATCACCGGGATCGCCGGTCCCGACGGGGGCTCGCCGGACAAGCCGGTCGGCACCGTCTGTCTCGGCCTGGCCTCGGCGTGCGGCGTGTACGCCGGGCATTACCGTCTGGGCCCGCATCGTTACCGCAACCGGGAACTGGCCGTGTCCTTCGCCCTCGACGCGTTGCGCAGGCATCTCGCCAGCGCCGCCGATCCGTTCGCCGGCCGCGGCGGGGAGGCCAGGCGGTGA
- the thpR gene encoding RNA 2',3'-cyclic phosphodiesterase, translating into MRLFVAVDPGERLRATLATALDTWRRRWDLNWVRPENLHVTLRFLGEQPERVLPALDGALRRAAGSRAGFAMSSGGLGVFPGWRRPRVLFLQLAGDGELEALATSVNEAIDARLGEEPPLRQAFRAHLTLARIKRPLGATDLDDLRNLVPPAPHPVAIREIRLIESRLTGRGPVYVERRVFPLAGAGPA; encoded by the coding sequence GTGAGACTATTCGTGGCCGTTGACCCGGGGGAGCGCCTGCGCGCGACGCTGGCAACCGCGCTCGACACCTGGCGCCGCCGCTGGGACCTGAACTGGGTCCGGCCGGAGAACCTGCACGTCACCCTGCGCTTTCTCGGCGAACAGCCGGAGCGCGTCCTGCCCGCGCTGGATGGCGCCTTGCGGCGAGCCGCCGGTTCGCGCGCCGGTTTCGCGATGTCGTCGGGCGGTCTGGGGGTCTTCCCGGGCTGGCGCCGGCCGCGGGTCCTCTTCTTGCAGCTTGCCGGGGACGGCGAGCTGGAGGCGCTGGCCACGTCCGTCAACGAGGCGATCGATGCGCGCCTGGGAGAGGAACCCCCACTGCGGCAAGCGTTCCGCGCGCACCTGACCCTGGCCCGCATCAAGCGTCCGCTCGGCGCGACGGACCTCGATGATCTGCGGAACCTCGTCCCGCCGGCCCCGCATCCTGTCGCGATACGGGAGATCCGCCTGATCGAGAGCCGCTTGACCGGGCGCGGTCCGGTGTACGTCGAGCGTCGGGTTTTCCCGTTGGCGGGCGCCGGTCCGGCGTAG
- the recA gene encoding recombinase RecA, whose amino-acid sequence MAKDRQQDRAKALELTRAQIEKQFGKGAIMLLGDDRVVEGIEAVSTGSLTLDIALGIGGLPRGRVTEIYGPEGSGKTTLALSVVASAQRSGGTAAFVDAEHALDPIYARNIGVDIDNLLVSQPDNGEQALEITELLVRSGAVDIVVIDSVAALVPRAEIEGEMGDTHVGLQARLMSQALRKLTGAISKTNTMVVFTNQLRMKIGVMFGNPETTTGGYALKFYSTVRLDIRRVGALTQGEEVVGNHVRVKVVKNKVAAPFKKAEFDILYGHGISKEGDLIELGVEAGIIQKSGAWYSFGEERLGQGKENVRDFLRETPDLYRRIEEPVLIHYGIRPAAAEPKPAETEAGAGAARPLAKPAKTKSSASAAG is encoded by the coding sequence ATGGCAAAGGACAGGCAGCAGGACAGGGCCAAGGCGCTCGAGTTGACCCGGGCCCAGATCGAGAAGCAGTTCGGCAAGGGAGCCATCATGCTCCTGGGCGACGACCGGGTCGTGGAAGGCATCGAGGCCGTGTCGACCGGCAGCTTGACGCTGGACATCGCACTGGGCATCGGCGGCCTGCCCCGGGGGCGCGTGACCGAGATCTACGGTCCGGAAGGCAGCGGCAAGACCACCTTGGCGTTGAGCGTCGTGGCCAGCGCCCAGCGCAGCGGCGGCACGGCGGCCTTCGTGGACGCCGAGCACGCGCTCGATCCGATCTACGCCCGCAATATCGGCGTGGATATCGACAATTTGCTCGTCTCGCAGCCGGATAACGGCGAGCAGGCGCTGGAGATCACCGAGTTGCTGGTGCGGTCCGGCGCCGTGGACATCGTCGTGATCGATTCGGTGGCCGCGCTGGTGCCGCGGGCGGAGATCGAGGGAGAGATGGGCGACACCCACGTCGGCCTGCAGGCCCGGCTGATGAGCCAGGCTCTGCGCAAGCTGACCGGCGCGATCTCCAAGACCAACACCATGGTGGTGTTCACGAACCAGCTGCGCATGAAGATCGGGGTGATGTTCGGCAATCCCGAGACAACGACCGGCGGCTACGCGCTCAAGTTCTACAGCACCGTCCGCCTGGACATCCGTCGCGTCGGCGCCCTGACCCAGGGCGAGGAAGTGGTCGGCAACCACGTGCGCGTCAAGGTCGTCAAGAACAAGGTGGCAGCGCCGTTCAAGAAGGCGGAATTCGACATCCTCTACGGGCACGGCATCTCCAAGGAGGGCGACCTGATCGAGCTGGGCGTCGAGGCCGGGATCATCCAGAAGTCCGGCGCCTGGTACAGCTTCGGCGAAGAGCGCCTGGGGCAAGGCAAGGAGAACGTGCGGGATTTCCTGCGCGAGACCCCGGACCTCTACCGGCGCATCGAGGAGCCGGTCCTGATCCATTACGGCATCAGGCCGGCCGCCGCTGAACCCAAGCCCGCCGAGACGGAGGCCGGTGCAGGGGCGGCCCGGCCCCTGGCCAAGCCGGCCAAGACGAAATCGTCGGCGTCGGCGGCGGGATAG
- a CDS encoding RecX family transcriptional regulator: MSAGGGPTLLAVEDTEGGVRVTLSDGETLELAVESLPPALPAPGGSVPADLLARLREAAACKLIARRLFALLGRRLQTRSALRRKLLDEGFPAGPLDEILDRFAAAGVHSDRLFAETWCRDTVRLRPVGRRYLESKLRERGVAAELAAVVVHEIVTDEDQHRHCRAAARKWWRRQRGAADLRALSRGERYLLGRGFPAALAGTVIRETVPDAEEAT, encoded by the coding sequence GTGAGCGCCGGCGGCGGCCCCACGCTGCTTGCGGTGGAGGACACCGAGGGCGGCGTGCGCGTCACGCTCAGCGACGGTGAAACCCTGGAGCTGGCGGTGGAATCCCTGCCGCCGGCTCTTCCCGCTCCCGGGGGGTCGGTGCCGGCGGACCTGCTGGCGCGATTGCGGGAAGCCGCCGCGTGCAAGCTCATCGCCAGGCGGTTGTTCGCCCTCCTGGGTCGTCGCCTGCAGACCCGGAGCGCGCTGCGACGCAAGCTCCTGGACGAGGGATTTCCGGCGGGTCCGCTCGACGAGATCCTGGATCGCTTCGCCGCCGCCGGCGTGCATTCCGACCGCCTGTTCGCCGAGACGTGGTGCCGGGACACGGTGCGCCTGCGCCCCGTAGGTCGTCGCTACCTGGAAAGCAAGTTGCGGGAGCGCGGTGTCGCGGCGGAGCTGGCCGCCGTGGTGGTGCACGAGATCGTGACGGATGAGGACCAGCACCGCCATTGCCGCGCGGCCGCCCGCAAGTGGTGGCGCCGCCAGCGGGGAGCGGCCGACCTCCGCGCCCTGTCCAGGGGAGAGCGCTACCTGCTGGGTCGCGGCTTTCCGGCGGCGCTGGCAGGCACGGTCATCCGCGAAACGGTCCCCGACGCCGAGGAGGCCACGTGA
- the rfbD gene encoding dTDP-4-dehydrorhamnose reductase, with translation MRILVTGSAGMLGRAVVAALADDHEVTGVDLPDGDLTVAGDVAALFERYRPEWTVHTAAYTDVDGAESDRHRAAAVNGEATAAVAEACDAAGAGLTYISTDYVFAGEAADGYDEDDARDPVNAYGATKAAGEAATESMSGPWQIVRTSWLFGPGPRNFVLTVRRLLAERDTLKVVDDQTGCPTFAPDLARVLAYLMRARPAGVFHATNAGACTWYAFAREIARLSGDDPRRARPCGSGAYPTPARRPRCSILKSRNLEACGCPARPTWQDALARYIAWLDDRTHVERGG, from the coding sequence GTGAGGATTCTCGTCACCGGCAGCGCGGGGATGCTCGGGCGCGCCGTGGTCGCCGCGCTGGCGGACGACCACGAGGTGACCGGCGTCGATCTGCCGGACGGTGATCTGACGGTCGCCGGAGACGTCGCCGCCCTGTTCGAGCGGTACCGGCCGGAGTGGACGGTCCACACGGCGGCCTACACGGACGTGGACGGTGCCGAGAGCGACCGTCACCGGGCGGCCGCGGTCAACGGGGAGGCGACGGCCGCCGTGGCGGAGGCCTGCGACGCCGCCGGTGCCGGCCTCACCTACATCAGCACCGACTACGTCTTCGCCGGCGAAGCGGCCGACGGCTATGACGAGGACGACGCCCGGGATCCCGTCAACGCCTACGGCGCCACCAAGGCCGCGGGCGAGGCCGCCACGGAAAGCATGTCCGGCCCTTGGCAGATCGTGCGCACGAGCTGGCTCTTCGGCCCGGGACCGCGCAATTTCGTGCTCACCGTCAGGCGGTTGCTGGCGGAGCGGGATACGCTGAAGGTGGTCGACGACCAGACGGGATGCCCCACCTTTGCGCCGGACCTGGCGCGGGTCCTGGCGTATCTGATGCGGGCGCGCCCCGCCGGCGTCTTCCACGCCACCAATGCGGGCGCCTGCACCTGGTACGCTTTCGCGAGGGAGATCGCCCGCCTGAGCGGCGACGATCCCCGTCGGGCTCGGCCCTGCGGCAGCGGCGCTTATCCCACGCCTGCGCGGCGCCCGCGCTGCTCGATCCTCAAGAGCCGCAACCTGGAGGCGTGCGGTTGTCCGGCACGTCCTACTTGGCAGGACGCCCTGGCGCGCTATATTGCCTGGCTGGATGATCGTACGCATGTCGAGCGGGGAGGATGA
- a CDS encoding SIS domain-containing protein, protein MPGPSNVDRTFGARIYRAALADHRAAIDDLGEEHLDALLAVAVAVRDAWAAGGKLLVCGNGGSAADAQHIAAELVGRFERNRPAYAALALNVNASVMTAVGNDYGFQEIFARQVTGLGNARDVLLVLSTSGNSENCVQAVEAAHEMGMTVFGFLGHDGGDLAGLVDGALIAPGASTATIQELHITMGHVLCRILESWLVDEAGDGAAQ, encoded by the coding sequence ATGCCCGGCCCTAGCAACGTCGACAGGACCTTCGGCGCGCGTATCTACCGCGCAGCCCTCGCGGACCACCGTGCGGCGATCGACGACCTGGGCGAAGAGCACCTGGACGCCCTGCTGGCCGTGGCCGTCGCCGTGCGCGACGCATGGGCGGCGGGCGGCAAGCTGCTCGTCTGCGGCAACGGCGGCAGCGCGGCGGACGCCCAGCATATCGCCGCGGAACTGGTCGGCCGCTTCGAGCGCAACCGCCCCGCCTATGCCGCGCTGGCTTTGAACGTGAACGCGTCGGTCATGACCGCGGTGGGCAACGACTACGGATTCCAGGAGATCTTCGCCCGACAGGTCACGGGCCTGGGAAATGCCCGCGACGTCCTGCTGGTGCTCTCCACCTCCGGCAACTCGGAGAACTGCGTGCAGGCCGTCGAGGCGGCGCACGAGATGGGCATGACCGTCTTCGGTTTCCTGGGCCACGACGGCGGCGATCTGGCCGGGCTCGTGGACGGGGCCCTGATCGCCCCGGGCGCCTCGACCGCCACCATCCAGGAACTGCACATAACCATGGGACACGTCCTGTGCCGGATTCTCGAGTCTTGGCTGGTGGACGAGGCCGGGGATGGCGCGGCGCAGTGA